The region AAGCAATCCAACTATGAAATAGAATTCCACCAAAAAGTAAAATCCAAGGATTGTCATTACTTGAAAGACCAAATATACTTTGAGAAAATTTACTTATGAATAATGATAGAAGGACTGGTGCAAGAAGTAAGGGTAACAATAATGAATAATACGCATATTTGAATGTTTTAGGTTTATTCCTAGAAGAGTTTACTTCGAATGAAAGTAATAAAAACCCAATGAATGTATTTATTACTGATGCTGTTAAAATAACAGGTAAACTAGTATTAAATCCTTCTAAGACATCTGATATATAAAAGCCGTCCATTATTACTTTTTTAATCGCCAAGAATTCCATTCTTGGGAAATCCATGAAAAGTTCTTACTCCAAAAACGATTGTTAATTATGATCCCTTTTTTATTCTTAAATGAACCATGCTTCAAATATATTTCTGAATCACTATTATTGATACTAATGTCTTCAGATGGAACTAAGTAGCCTTGAGCTAAAGAAAAGTTTTTGGCATTTTGAGGATATTTATAAAGATTAAATAGTAATTGCTTTGCTTCTTCAATATTTTTTGCGCCTTTAGGAATAATAAGCCAGTCAGTGCTTATTAAGGCATCTTTAGGATTTATTTTAATAGTTGATTTATTTTTAGCAGACTTATTTATTGACCAGATTCTGCCAGACCAAGAAGCAACCATAGCAAATTCCCCAGATTCTAATCCTTTTTGAAGTTGATCCCCTGTAGTCCACCAAATTGTTTCTGAATTAATAGAATTAAGTAAATCGAATGCATCATCTAATTGATGCTCTATCTCATTTTTGGTTAGCAGTGGATTATATAAACAGGAATCCAACCCACGCCCTAAAGCTAAAAGTGCGATTTCAATATTTCCAATTGGAAAATCTCTCAATCCTCTTTTCCCTGAAAAAGATTGAATATTAAAAAAATCATTCCAAGTTGGATTTTCAACTTCATTATTTCTAGTATCATATGCAAGTATATAACCATATTGCAATAATGGTATTCCATATTCATTGAATAACTCATCCTTAAACTTACATTTGTTTTCAGTATTGAATTTTTCAAAAATATTTTCTGCACTAGGATGGTTAATGTAGTGATCTTCAACGTGAATAATATCCCATGTGTTAATTCCTTTTGTAATTCTACTTGTTAATATTCCATAATCGCCGTTCCAAGATTCAGATGTTAAACTGATGTTTAATGTATCTGATATTGGTTTTACCCAATTTTCAACTAAATCTTTTTGAAATTTACCACCCCAGGAGATAAATTTTACGGATTTCTCTTTTTTACTGCTACAACTTGTAATTAAAAATATTAACACAAGGAAGATTGAAAGTTGTCTTAGTTTTAATTTCATTGGATCTAATTTTTATTATTAATAATATTGTCAAGTTACAAAAACCACAAATTATCTTTTCCGAAATCTGGTATGTCGTCACCATCGAAGTGGGGAGCGATTTGGGCTACCATTTCGGGGTATTTTATTGTTACTGGTAAATTCTGTTGCCTTACTGATTTCCAATACATACGGCTAAACTGATATACCTGGTCGATTAGTTCCCTGATTACTTTTACATCTTTCAACTGCCCTTTATCGGTGCAATCAATGTTCAGTTTGATGGGAAACGGAAAGCCATCGGCTTTGCTGAAAAGCCCATCTGGATAGCGTGTATTATTGAATAGTAAGTATTTGCTGTTACCAATATTTATATATGTTCCGCTTATTGGCATGAGGTCTTTCCAACTCCTGTCAAAGGCAACTATATCTTCTGATTCTGTTTTGTTTATGGAAAGGATAAACACCGGAATTGGTAAATCCATTTCGTTGAGTGCCTTTTCAATATGTTGCAACTCAACTTCGCTCATGCTTTTATAAAAATGAATGATTAGCCTTTCTGGTTGGTTGTTAATGGTTGCGTATTCTCTTACTGATTTGGATATTTTACCTGCCAGCATTTCTATTTCATCTTTCATGAAATATTCGAAGCTGTTGAATTTACCATCATTGGAAAAGCTGAATGCACTACCAATGTACTGTATGTTTTCTTCAACATGCTTGAAAGCTCCAACACCAACTATTAATTCATTTTTGATAGGTGTATTCAATCGCCAGGGAATACCGTCTAGTTTTGCCAATATTGCGACAGCAATGTTAGGCAAACTATAGACCCAATCATCACCCTGAGCCATCATCTTTTCAGGGTCGATTGCCTGTGAAGTGATTTTTCGTTTTAGCAGTAGTTCCTTGACTTTGTAATAAATTTCACGGCGTTCAAGATCGTGCTCATATTTACCGTAAGGTGTAATGTATATGGCGATATATTTTATGTCAGGATCAATATTCCTGTCGAATAGTTCTTTTTCAATCTCAGGTATGGGATTGTCCTTGTCTTTAAAAGTAATGCTAAAGCCTTTTTCAGTATGAAAAAGTACATTGGCATATTGATACAATCCTCTAAACCAACGAAAGCCATTAACAAATCGTTTGTTTAACTCTATGGCTTCATTCACAGCGTCTTCGTGAAGAATGAAAAACAAGTGAACCTTTTTGTATGGACTGGCTTTAAATGGTTTTAGATTCTTCAAGCAAGTTTTAGGTACAATACCCGTTTGGTTTTTGCCAAATACCAATAGATTACTTTCTTCTGATGTTAAGTTAATCCGTGTTGAGCTTACATTTAAAAATCCCTCATCATGAATTGGTACTATCTCTTTAAACTCCTTTACATTCAGGAATTTCGTATAAAAAGCATTGATGTTTTTTAAGTATTTAGGGTAACGATTATCCCGTGGCGGTGCTTCGGTTGGTATTTCTAAAGCTGCTTGCAGCTTTTTATTTAATACCGGATAGTATTTTGAATAGTCCGGCACATCTTCTTCCGATAACCATTCCCATTTTTGAAGTTGTTTTCCATGCAATACCCAATTAAAACAAGTAGGGGAGACTTCCTGAATAAGGTCTGCAACGGACTTTTTCAGAACTTTGGAAATGCCATCAAAGGAAACTAACAATTCAGGAAATTTGCTGACTGTTGAAATTTGAACCTTTAGGGAAAATTTCATATAAACATCCCATTGGGTTGTTGACTCTTTGGGAACTTTTACCCAAACCTGATTTTCTTTGATAAATCCTACTTTAACAATTTGCTTCTTTATGATTCTGAAATAGTAGTTTATCTGTCTGTTGAAATATCGTTTTACAAGGTCTTGGTTTTCGGTGCTAAGATTAATTTCAAGAGGACAAAAGCCTTCCTGCTCTCCTGTAAATGTAGTGTATATGG is a window of Lentimicrobium sp. L6 DNA encoding:
- a CDS encoding extracellular solute-binding protein — encoded protein: MKLKLRQLSIFLVLIFLITSCSSKKEKSVKFISWGGKFQKDLVENWVKPISDTLNISLTSESWNGDYGILTSRITKGINTWDIIHVEDHYINHPSAENIFEKFNTENKCKFKDELFNEYGIPLLQYGYILAYDTRNNEVENPTWNDFFNIQSFSGKRGLRDFPIGNIEIALLALGRGLDSCLYNPLLTKNEIEHQLDDAFDLLNSINSETIWWTTGDQLQKGLESGEFAMVASWSGRIWSINKSAKNKSTIKINPKDALISTDWLIIPKGAKNIEEAKQLLFNLYKYPQNAKNFSLAQGYLVPSEDISINNSDSEIYLKHGSFKNKKGIIINNRFWSKNFSWISQEWNSWRLKK
- a CDS encoding Piwi domain-containing protein, whose amino-acid sequence is MQQQNLFFNILTFDFPAEKQTFYFSKEDNERCQCLHKTLFPNEIDSLFPGISSNGVDSIYTTFTGEQEGFCPLEINLSTENQDLVKRYFNRQINYYFRIIKKQIVKVGFIKENQVWVKVPKESTTQWDVYMKFSLKVQISTVSKFPELLVSFDGISKVLKKSVADLIQEVSPTCFNWVLHGKQLQKWEWLSEEDVPDYSKYYPVLNKKLQAALEIPTEAPPRDNRYPKYLKNINAFYTKFLNVKEFKEIVPIHDEGFLNVSSTRINLTSEESNLLVFGKNQTGIVPKTCLKNLKPFKASPYKKVHLFFILHEDAVNEAIELNKRFVNGFRWFRGLYQYANVLFHTEKGFSITFKDKDNPIPEIEKELFDRNIDPDIKYIAIYITPYGKYEHDLERREIYYKVKELLLKRKITSQAIDPEKMMAQGDDWVYSLPNIAVAILAKLDGIPWRLNTPIKNELIVGVGAFKHVEENIQYIGSAFSFSNDGKFNSFEYFMKDEIEMLAGKISKSVREYATINNQPERLIIHFYKSMSEVELQHIEKALNEMDLPIPVFILSINKTESEDIVAFDRSWKDLMPISGTYINIGNSKYLLFNNTRYPDGLFSKADGFPFPIKLNIDCTDKGQLKDVKVIRELIDQVYQFSRMYWKSVRQQNLPVTIKYPEMVAQIAPHFDGDDIPDFGKDNLWFL